DNA from Streptomyces sp. Edi4:
GGTAGCGCGGGGTCTCGCCCTCGCCGGCGTAGCCACCCTCGCGGGCGACCTGGAAGGGGACCTTCTCGCGGCTGCGCTCGCGGACCGTCACGACGTCGTCGGGACGGACGCGGAACGACGGCTTGTCGACCTTGCCACCGTTGACCTGGATGTGACCGTGCACGACCATCTGGCGGGCCTGGTAGATCGTGCGGGCGATGCCCGAACGCAGGACCAGCGCGTCGAGGCGGCGCTCGAGCTCGACGACCAGCGCCTCGCCCGTCTTGCCCTCGGCCTTCTTGGCGCGGTCGTAGGCACGCGCCATCTGGCGCTCGCTGATGTCGTACTGGGCGCGCAGACGCTGCTTCTCGAGCAGACGGACCTTGTAGTCCGAGTTCTGCTTGCGGCCACGGCCGTGCTCGCCCGGCGGGTAGGGGCGGGCCTCGAAGTACTTGACGGCCTTCGGCGTCAGCGCGATGCCGAGCGCACGGGACTTCTTGACCTTGGGACGCGACTGGTTAGGCACGTTCTCCAAACCTCCATGGTTGGGTTAGGTTAGGCTCACCTTACTCAAGGAGATCGCATGTCGCGTCCGGGGAACACCAGTCACATCACGGACAGCACGAAGAAGGCCGACCCTGCTCCCTCGGGAGAGGTCGACTCCTCCGGCCCCCAGTCGAAGCATGGGGCCGGGCACGTGACGGAGGTCCGATCAGATCGTGGTCAGCCGCGTCCCAGCGGACTTGAAATCGCTCGGATGCCGTCAGCAGCCGAGCGCACACGAACTCTCGTACATAGTACCTGCTCGGCGGTGCTCCTCGTACCGGGCCTCACGGCGGCCCGGCCCGACCAGCTCGTCGCCGACCTCCGCACCGTGGGACCCGACGGCGATGTCTTCCTCGACTTCCCCGCCGATTCCCCGGCCGTACGGGCCGCGACCCGTGCCCAGGACGACGAGGTCCGGGCGGTGCTGGAGATCACGGATGTGGCTCCGGTCTCCGTCCCCCGCCGGATCCGGGGGCGGGCCTGGGTCTCCGGCCGGCTGACCCCGGCGCCGGGCCAGGCCGGGCCCGGGCGCATGACGCTGCGCCTGGACGTGGGCGAAGCCGGCGTGGACGATCTGTGGGGCGCCGGCCCGGTGGACCCCGAGGACTTCGCGCGGGCCGCCCCCGATCCCCTGCTGCGCCACGAGACCGAAATCCTCCAGCACCTGGCCTCGGCCCACGGCGAACAGATGGATTTGCTGTGCTC
Protein-coding regions in this window:
- the rpsD gene encoding 30S ribosomal protein S4, which translates into the protein MPNQSRPKVKKSRALGIALTPKAVKYFEARPYPPGEHGRGRKQNSDYKVRLLEKQRLRAQYDISERQMARAYDRAKKAEGKTGEALVVELERRLDALVLRSGIARTIYQARQMVVHGHIQVNGGKVDKPSFRVRPDDVVTVRERSREKVPFQVAREGGYAGEGETPRYLQVNLKALAFRLDRDPNRKEIPVICDEQLVVEYYAR
- a CDS encoding DUF2470 domain-containing protein — translated: MPSAAERTRTLVHSTCSAVLLVPGLTAARPDQLVADLRTVGPDGDVFLDFPADSPAVRAATRAQDDEVRAVLEITDVAPVSVPRRIRGRAWVSGRLTPAPGQAGPGRMTLRLDVGEAGVDDLWGAGPVDPEDFARAAPDPLLRHETEILQHLASAHGEQMDLLCSLVGREGVTGATPLALDRFGLRVRFALDDGHTFDARFDFPEPVADITGLRRAMRQLFEAAAG